The Candida orthopsilosis Co 90-125, chromosome 3 draft sequence sequence TGTCCATAAATTATGTCATTAAATACCCCATGTTATCAACCTTTCTTTTAGATCAATTAAGAATTTGCATCAGTCATATTGGCATCAGTGTCCTAATAAGCATATCTAAAATATTCTACACGctaaatcaaatcattacCAATATTGGCATTTTGGAACAACTGCCATCGATTATCCAGCATGCTTTAGATGTGGAGAACGATATACTACAGCTCGAATCACCGTTGGTGTATACATTCGTGTATGACTTATTGGGAGCGTACTACATACTAAGAAAGAGAGTTGAGATTTACAACATTGACGAGTTAGCCGATAGCATACAAAGAAACTTATCATCCTTAAGGCAGTTATCTATAGTCTGTGCTAAATTatctgattttgaagatataCAGGACTCTATAAACAAGATTACATAgtaaaatcaattcaacaagaaacTCACAACCTTTTTATTTACCTTGTAAGGCTTCCACTACTTTAATATTTGTATCCAAAAATCtatttaaacaatttacCAAACACTGTTCTTCCTCGGTATTCaaagttggtgatgttaATGGTTTATCTTTGTTGCATTTTTTAAAACACATGTCGGTGAAGCTATGTATCGATGATTGGActtttgactttgattGTTCAGCTTCGATGAATTGCATCATCTCTTTTCTGCTTTCTGGATCGAGATTTTGTAATGCTGAAGGTGATATAGTTGACATTTTCTGATGCTATTAAAATAGTTTGATGGTAACtcttgatttttcaaaattcaatttccttttttttttttctctttgctTCACTATTCAACTGATTGGCATGGAGAAGCTCATCAAGGTATTGAATCGCCCCCCTGTAAAAAATGAATTAGACGAGGCATACCTCAACCGACTAAGTAAAGATCTCAAACGTGTCCAAGATCATACAAAACAAGCAGAGAAAGCAATAAGATCATTTGATGCAACTTTAGAGGAgtcaacatcaattgagAAGCAAATCATCGCTTTGTATGCATCATACGGAAACGTTCCATACACTCCTGATAAAAATGATACTAtagcaacagcagcaacttCAGTAATTCTTGAGGATATGATTGAAGAGAAGCGGAAGGAGATAGTACAATCATATGAGGAGAATGCAAACGTGGAATTTGATTTTACTGAAAACATAACTGAATTAAAGAAGCACAAGGCACAACGACTACAACAGATTGAGGATTTGAGTGGGCTAATGGATTTGAAGTTTGTGCCACCATTGGGTTCAAAAGTGACCGAGTCGTTGGAACTACAAAAGACACTTTTCGGCTACTTGAAGAAGGTTTTGATTAAATATCTAGCAATTTCCGATCGTGCATCAGGATCAGTTCACAATAAAGAACAAGTA is a genomic window containing:
- a CDS encoding Tim8 protein (S. cerevisiae homolog TIM8 has transporter activity, has role in protein import into mitochondrial inner membrane and localizes to space transporter complex), yielding MSTISPSALQNLDPESRKEMMQFIEAEQSKSKVQSSIHSFTDMCFKKCNKDKPLTSPTLNTEEEQCLVNCLNRFLDTNIKVVEALQGK